One window of Dyadobacter sandarakinus genomic DNA carries:
- a CDS encoding sialidase family protein gives MNLLRSTLVASCLLAALLLSCNSKKTENAGEVTTDTLASHRDFVFGDDRPFPQCHASTLVRLDDGQFLVAWFGGTEEKNPDVGIWLSKGRPGQWSAPKEVAKIREDAHWNPVLQKTADGTIYLYFKVGKEIKYWETWVKKSTDKGETWSDAYELVKGDKGGRGPVKDKLIELSDGSWLAGASNELNRWEVFVDKSTNQGKTWTASPFLKIDSTKIKGKGAIQPTLWESAPGQVHMLVRTTGGVIGRADSKDYGKTWTEITPTSLPNPNSGIDLTRLPDGTLVLAYNPDDQDWGSRSPLSLRLSYDDGQNWTDKADIQTGKREDEFSYPAIISWGDSVAVTYTWNRQKIAFWLGSKKDIIALSAAQKKK, from the coding sequence ATGAACCTACTCAGAAGTACCCTGGTGGCATCGTGCCTGCTGGCAGCCTTGCTGCTTTCCTGTAATTCCAAAAAAACTGAAAATGCCGGTGAGGTAACCACGGACACCCTGGCAAGTCACAGGGATTTTGTTTTCGGGGACGACAGGCCTTTTCCGCAATGTCACGCCTCCACGCTGGTACGCCTGGACGATGGCCAGTTTCTGGTAGCCTGGTTCGGGGGTACAGAGGAGAAGAATCCTGATGTAGGCATCTGGCTGTCCAAAGGGCGGCCGGGGCAGTGGAGTGCACCCAAAGAGGTGGCCAAGATCCGGGAAGATGCGCACTGGAATCCTGTTTTGCAAAAAACTGCCGACGGTACCATTTACCTGTATTTTAAAGTAGGTAAAGAGATCAAATACTGGGAAACATGGGTTAAGAAATCGACCGACAAAGGTGAAACCTGGTCTGATGCCTACGAGCTGGTAAAAGGGGACAAAGGCGGTCGCGGACCTGTGAAGGATAAGCTGATCGAGCTTTCGGACGGATCGTGGCTGGCAGGCGCTTCCAATGAGCTGAACCGCTGGGAAGTGTTTGTGGATAAAAGTACGAACCAGGGCAAGACCTGGACGGCAAGCCCGTTCCTGAAAATTGATTCCACAAAAATCAAGGGTAAAGGTGCCATACAGCCCACCTTGTGGGAAAGTGCTCCCGGCCAGGTACACATGCTGGTGCGCACAACAGGCGGCGTAATCGGACGGGCCGACTCAAAGGATTATGGGAAAACTTGGACCGAAATCACCCCGACCAGTCTGCCAAACCCAAACAGCGGCATTGACCTTACCAGGCTGCCGGACGGTACGCTTGTACTGGCCTATAACCCCGACGATCAGGATTGGGGCTCACGCTCGCCATTGTCACTCAGACTGTCCTATGACGACGGGCAGAACTGGACCGACAAGGCCGACATTCAGACCGGAAAAAGAGAGGATGAGTTTTCATATCCTGCCATCATCAGCTGGGGTGATTCCGTAGCCGTGACGTATACCTGGAACAGGCAGAAGATCGCTTTCTGGCTGGGGAGTAAAAAGGATATCATTGCATTGTCAGCTGCGCAGAAGAAAAAGTAG
- a CDS encoding TIM barrel protein, protein MLRRDFLKNTAVATSAMAVASSFVPDLHAAPAPAAMVKKSLKWGMVKEDLSIMDKFKLLKDLGYDGVELDCPDVLDMKEVLAARDKTGLELPGTVNSMHWKLPLSDPDPKKREECVKSIEKALRDTKQYGGTTVLVVPGVVNANVTYAEAYERSQKEIRKLLPVAEQTGVKIAFENVWNQFLLSPLEAARFVDDFKHPMVGWYFDVGNVLRYSWPVSWIQALDKRILKLDLKEFSFKKQNEQGLWKGFDVEFMEGDCNWSEVNKALQKIGYSGWASAEVPGGDRKRLLTIREKMDEVFKA, encoded by the coding sequence ATGCTTAGAAGAGACTTTTTGAAAAACACTGCCGTGGCGACCTCCGCCATGGCAGTGGCTTCTTCGTTCGTGCCCGACCTGCACGCCGCACCTGCCCCTGCCGCTATGGTTAAGAAAAGCCTGAAATGGGGAATGGTGAAGGAAGATTTGTCGATCATGGACAAATTCAAGCTCCTGAAAGACCTGGGCTATGACGGCGTGGAGCTCGATTGCCCGGATGTACTGGATATGAAGGAAGTACTGGCTGCACGTGATAAAACGGGCCTCGAACTGCCGGGTACCGTCAACTCCATGCACTGGAAGCTTCCACTCTCCGATCCTGATCCCAAAAAGCGGGAAGAATGTGTAAAGTCCATTGAAAAAGCATTGCGCGACACCAAACAGTATGGCGGTACCACGGTGCTGGTTGTGCCGGGTGTGGTAAATGCCAATGTGACGTATGCCGAAGCTTATGAGCGCTCGCAGAAGGAGATCCGGAAACTGCTTCCGGTAGCCGAACAAACAGGCGTAAAAATTGCTTTTGAGAATGTCTGGAACCAGTTTCTCCTGAGCCCGCTGGAAGCTGCGCGTTTTGTGGATGATTTCAAACACCCCATGGTGGGCTGGTATTTCGATGTAGGCAATGTGCTTCGTTACAGCTGGCCGGTATCCTGGATTCAGGCGCTGGACAAACGTATATTGAAGCTCGACCTGAAAGAGTTCAGCTTTAAAAAACAAAATGAGCAGGGACTCTGGAAAGGCTTTGATGTGGAGTTTATGGAAGGCGACTGCAATTGGTCGGAAGTAAACAAGGCATTGCAGAAGATCGGCTACTCGGGCTGGGCCTCGGCCGAAGTTCCCGGAGGCGATCGCAAGCGCCTGCTTACGATCCGTGAGAAAATGGACGAAGTGTTTAAAGCGTAA
- a CDS encoding Crp/Fnr family transcriptional regulator, which produces MQHCEFVSAFSGMIPADAAIPAGFLQALKMVRVPKGRLLLADGEICDKLWFVQVGLVRGFHLRENEDGNFGEVTEWFAAEREFFHSAASFLMQVPASESIEALEDCTLNYIRREDLYQLYRQYPEICCLGRTIAERSWLMHKELLRDMRSLSAAQKLEAFRIRSGELLTRVPQKYIASYLGISENYVSKLKARY; this is translated from the coding sequence ATGCAACACTGCGAATTTGTAAGTGCCTTTTCGGGCATGATCCCTGCCGATGCGGCCATACCGGCCGGTTTCCTGCAAGCTTTGAAAATGGTTCGTGTGCCCAAGGGCAGGCTGCTGCTCGCAGATGGTGAAATATGCGATAAGCTCTGGTTTGTGCAGGTGGGCCTGGTACGTGGGTTCCACCTGCGTGAAAACGAGGATGGAAACTTCGGCGAAGTAACAGAATGGTTTGCAGCAGAACGTGAATTCTTCCACTCGGCAGCCAGCTTTCTGATGCAGGTACCTGCCTCGGAAAGTATCGAAGCGCTGGAAGATTGCACACTTAATTACATCCGGCGCGAGGATCTTTACCAGCTGTACCGGCAGTATCCGGAGATTTGCTGCCTCGGCCGGACCATTGCCGAGCGGTCGTGGCTGATGCACAAAGAGCTGCTCCGCGACATGCGTTCGCTTTCGGCGGCACAAAAGCTGGAAGCCTTTCGTATACGGTCAGGCGAACTGCTCACGAGAGTACCTCAAAAGTACATCGCATCCTACCTGGGCATCTCCGAAAACTACGTCAGCAAGCTCAAAGCCAGGTACTAA
- a CDS encoding nucleoside recognition domain-containing protein, giving the protein MVLNYIFVAFFVIAFIVAFLKFILTGDVLTFKAITEGMLDMAETAVMDIALPLTGVMTFFLGILNIGEKAGIINVLARIIGPFFNKLYPEVPKDHPANGQMIMNFSANMLGLDNAATPFGLKAMQSLQELNPNKDTASNAQIMFLVLHTSGLQIIPLTIIAQRAILGAASPSDVFIPCVVGTYITTVVSMIITASWQRINLFNRTVMLGLGGVTLFIALVLWYLSGLPKEQIEKISILAGNSILLFVIASFLFWGLYKKVNVFEAFIEGAKGGFTTTVMVIPYLVGLLVAISAFRNCGAMDYMIDGLKWAFSLTGMNTDFTNALPVALMKPLSGSGARALMIDAMKEFGPDSFVGRLVCIFQGSADTTLYIVALYFGSVGIKNTRYAIVAGIIADFVGVIAGIWLGYLFFH; this is encoded by the coding sequence ATGGTATTGAATTATATTTTTGTCGCCTTCTTTGTCATTGCATTTATAGTTGCTTTTCTCAAATTCATCCTTACAGGCGACGTACTTACATTCAAGGCCATTACGGAGGGCATGCTTGACATGGCCGAAACTGCCGTGATGGACATTGCCCTGCCGCTCACCGGCGTGATGACTTTTTTTCTGGGTATCCTCAACATCGGTGAAAAAGCCGGCATCATCAATGTGCTCGCGCGGATCATTGGCCCGTTTTTCAATAAACTTTACCCCGAAGTTCCGAAAGATCACCCCGCCAACGGGCAGATGATCATGAACTTTTCTGCCAATATGCTGGGGCTTGACAATGCCGCTACACCTTTCGGATTGAAAGCAATGCAAAGTTTGCAGGAGCTCAATCCCAATAAGGACACTGCCTCCAATGCCCAGATCATGTTTCTTGTGCTGCACACGTCTGGCTTGCAGATTATACCGCTCACCATCATTGCCCAGCGTGCGATTCTTGGTGCAGCCAGCCCGTCTGACGTGTTTATTCCCTGCGTGGTCGGAACCTACATTACAACGGTTGTCAGTATGATTATCACGGCCAGTTGGCAGCGTATTAACCTTTTCAACCGGACCGTAATGCTCGGTCTGGGCGGAGTAACCCTCTTTATTGCACTGGTACTCTGGTACTTGTCCGGCCTGCCCAAAGAGCAGATCGAAAAAATCTCCATTCTGGCGGGTAACTCTATCCTGCTCTTCGTTATTGCCAGCTTTTTGTTCTGGGGTTTGTATAAAAAAGTAAATGTCTTTGAAGCATTTATCGAAGGAGCCAAAGGCGGCTTTACCACTACTGTAATGGTGATCCCTTACCTCGTGGGCTTGCTTGTAGCCATCAGCGCATTTCGTAATTGCGGGGCAATGGACTATATGATTGACGGTCTGAAATGGGCATTTTCACTCACCGGCATGAACACCGACTTTACCAATGCGCTGCCCGTGGCACTGATGAAACCGCTGAGCGGCAGTGGCGCGCGCGCACTGATGATTGATGCGATGAAGGAGTTCGGGCCGGATTCGTTTGTGGGCAGGCTGGTCTGCATTTTCCAGGGATCAGCGGATACCACCCTGTATATCGTGGCCCTGTACTTCGGCTCGGTAGGGATCAAAAATACCCGCTATGCAATCGTAGCTGGCATTATTGCTGATTTTGTTGGTGTTATCGCAGGCATCTGGCTCGGATACCTCTTCTTTCACTAA
- a CDS encoding efflux RND transporter periplasmic adaptor subunit, with the protein MARKSSKKVLWITLGLVVLLAAGLFGAKQAGYIGQPTPAEVEYTAVKRSEIVERVTASGKVQPEVEVKLSPDVSGEIISLNVAEGDSVVKGQLLLKIRPDNYESLMARAQAAVNSSKANYEQTKAMVAQSEARLIQAKANFERNRKLYQDKAISAADYEQFSSTYGVAQQDVESAKANVSAALFNIKSAEAGLRDAAENLRKTSIFAPVSGIVSLLNVEAGERVVGTSQMAGTEMMRIANLRNMEVRVNVNENDIVRVSLGDTAEIDVDAYSASGRKFKGIVKEIANTAAGLATASSAASVSSASADAVTEFEVKVKILNESFEDLFSKKSKKTYPFKPGMTASVEIISDRKTGVLSVPIAAVTTRGNTPAPDANQPPADENQPQKPKKEEAVKEVVFVDVNGKAQMKEVKTGISDFENIEILSGLKEGEQVISGPYIAVSKNLNNGDLVGKKKEAEKKDTKKSN; encoded by the coding sequence ATGGCACGTAAATCTTCAAAGAAAGTCCTGTGGATCACCCTTGGCCTCGTTGTTCTGCTGGCCGCCGGGCTTTTTGGCGCTAAACAAGCCGGGTACATTGGCCAGCCCACGCCTGCCGAGGTAGAGTACACCGCCGTAAAACGTTCCGAGATCGTTGAGCGTGTAACTGCCTCTGGGAAGGTGCAGCCGGAAGTGGAGGTAAAGCTCAGTCCTGATGTGTCCGGTGAAATCATCAGCCTGAACGTTGCCGAGGGCGATTCTGTCGTAAAAGGGCAGTTATTATTGAAAATCAGACCGGATAACTACGAGTCGCTCATGGCTCGTGCACAGGCCGCGGTCAATTCCAGCAAAGCCAATTACGAGCAGACCAAAGCGATGGTCGCCCAGTCGGAAGCCCGGCTGATCCAGGCAAAAGCCAACTTTGAGCGCAACCGGAAGCTGTACCAGGACAAGGCAATTTCAGCGGCTGACTATGAGCAGTTTTCGTCCACCTACGGTGTGGCCCAGCAGGATGTGGAGTCTGCAAAAGCCAATGTTTCGGCAGCATTGTTCAACATTAAAAGTGCTGAGGCAGGCTTGCGCGATGCAGCCGAAAACCTGCGCAAAACAAGCATTTTCGCCCCGGTAAGCGGTATTGTATCCCTGCTTAATGTAGAGGCAGGCGAGCGCGTGGTAGGTACCTCTCAGATGGCGGGTACCGAAATGATGCGCATTGCCAACCTCCGAAATATGGAAGTGCGCGTGAATGTAAATGAAAATGACATTGTGCGGGTATCGCTGGGCGACACCGCCGAGATAGATGTGGACGCTTACAGCGCGTCGGGAAGGAAATTCAAAGGGATTGTGAAAGAGATTGCCAATACCGCTGCGGGACTGGCAACTGCCTCGTCCGCTGCGTCAGTATCCAGCGCATCTGCCGATGCCGTCACGGAATTTGAAGTGAAGGTCAAAATCCTTAATGAATCGTTTGAAGACCTGTTTTCCAAAAAGTCTAAAAAAACGTATCCGTTCAAACCCGGCATGACGGCTTCGGTGGAGATTATTTCAGACCGGAAAACGGGTGTGCTGTCCGTGCCTATTGCCGCAGTGACAACCCGGGGTAACACGCCGGCGCCGGATGCCAATCAGCCCCCGGCAGATGAAAACCAGCCACAGAAGCCGAAGAAGGAAGAAGCCGTCAAGGAAGTAGTATTTGTGGATGTCAATGGAAAAGCCCAGATGAAGGAAGTGAAAACGGGGATTAGTGACTTCGAGAATATTGAGATTCTGTCAGGTCTGAAAGAAGGCGAACAGGTGATTTCAGGGCCATATATTGCCGTGTCCAAGAACCTGAACAACGGCGATCTGGTAGGCAAAAAGAAAGAAGCCGAGAAAAAAGACACTAAAAAATCAAATTAA
- a CDS encoding TolC family protein, producing MRNWLPRLTLVLLVLAALPALAQKDVTQPPNTYSLEDCIRIALETNPQVKQAELQVQFDGNIYQQSKWQRWPSVSFSAGQGFSFGRNIDPFTNQFVQQNISSNNYQLGGQMTLFSGFQISNSIKRNNTNFQASSKDLEAARNDIMLNVALSYLQVITNEELIEVARRQVEASELQVARTGKLVEAGTLAESNLLDLRAQLANDELTLVNAENNLETAKLNLKQLMNMSGSEPISVVKIPVADPSLQAYNASIQEIYETALGNLPQMKAANLRIDAARTNVEIAKGVGMPSLTLSGGVYTAFSSAAPKQRFVSDGSGASTTEVISSTDYIVYNDEQLPIVQKVSTPNGTLRTFNYIDQLNFNRNSAINLNLNIPIFSNFRVKYNVANAKIQQKTAEYQAQQVQLTIRKNVEQAYIDMTNAAKRYSATANQVRALTETFRVSQVRFDVGSINSVEYNIAKANLDRANGNLVQAKYDYVFRTKILDFYLNRPLSDF from the coding sequence ATGCGTAATTGGCTACCTCGCTTAACCCTTGTTTTACTGGTTTTAGCGGCCCTGCCAGCTCTGGCACAAAAGGACGTTACCCAGCCGCCTAATACCTACTCGCTTGAAGACTGTATCCGTATTGCCCTGGAAACCAATCCGCAGGTCAAGCAGGCTGAGCTTCAGGTACAGTTTGACGGCAACATTTACCAGCAATCCAAATGGCAGCGCTGGCCCAGCGTCAGCTTCAGTGCCGGGCAGGGTTTTAGTTTCGGTCGTAACATCGACCCTTTTACCAACCAGTTTGTTCAGCAGAATATCAGCTCCAACAATTACCAGCTGGGGGGGCAAATGACCCTTTTCAGTGGGTTTCAGATCAGTAATTCCATTAAAAGAAACAATACCAATTTCCAGGCAAGCAGCAAGGATCTGGAAGCTGCCCGCAACGATATCATGCTGAATGTAGCATTGTCGTATTTGCAGGTGATCACCAATGAAGAGCTGATTGAAGTAGCCCGACGGCAGGTAGAGGCCTCCGAATTACAGGTGGCACGTACCGGCAAGCTTGTGGAGGCAGGTACCCTCGCAGAAAGCAACCTGCTCGACCTCAGGGCACAGCTTGCCAATGATGAACTTACATTGGTAAATGCAGAAAATAACCTGGAAACCGCCAAGCTGAACCTCAAACAACTCATGAATATGTCGGGCAGCGAGCCCATCAGCGTGGTGAAAATTCCGGTGGCGGATCCCAGCCTTCAGGCTTATAATGCTTCTATCCAGGAAATATATGAGACTGCGCTTGGCAACCTTCCGCAAATGAAAGCAGCCAATCTGCGCATTGATGCTGCCCGTACCAATGTGGAAATTGCAAAAGGTGTAGGAATGCCCTCACTCACCCTGAGCGGCGGTGTTTACACAGCATTTTCGAGTGCAGCTCCCAAGCAGCGGTTCGTATCCGATGGTTCCGGAGCGAGCACGACCGAGGTGATATCGTCAACAGACTACATTGTTTACAATGATGAACAGCTGCCGATCGTGCAGAAAGTATCGACGCCCAATGGTACCCTGCGTACTTTCAATTACATCGATCAGCTTAACTTCAACCGCAACTCCGCCATTAACCTGAACCTGAACATCCCGATATTTTCGAACTTCCGGGTCAAGTACAATGTGGCCAATGCAAAGATCCAGCAGAAAACAGCCGAGTACCAGGCGCAGCAGGTACAGCTGACGATCCGCAAAAATGTGGAACAGGCTTACATTGATATGACCAATGCAGCTAAAAGATACTCCGCTACTGCCAACCAGGTGCGCGCCCTGACTGAAACTTTCCGCGTTTCGCAGGTCCGGTTTGATGTAGGCTCCATCAATTCCGTGGAGTACAACATTGCCAAGGCCAACCTCGACCGCGCAAACGGGAACCTGGTCCAAGCCAAGTACGACTATGTTTTCCGGACCAAAATCCTCGACTTTTACCTGAACAGGCCACTATCGGATTTCTGA
- a CDS encoding Na+/H+ antiporter: MIHDNLLLIISLLFVVSMLTMLSEKLRISYPIFLVIAGLVISFIPGAPHMQLEPDWVFLIFLPPLLYGAAWNTSWTDFWRARRSIILLAVGLVVFTASTVAFVSYMIIPGFTLALGFLLGGIISPPDAVAATSVLHGLKVPKRVVTILEGESLLNDASSLIVFRVALATVPTGHFIFWQAGKDFLVVSLMGILIGLVIAHIMYVVHRFFPTTPSIDTALTFIAPYLMYISAEHFHYSGVLAVVSGGLFLSFRSHEIFTYNSRMQTTYVWDTVTYLLNGIVFILIGLQLQEVTNGLGNYSIAESIGYGVVISIVSIIIRIIWVFPGTYLPRMLSRKVKEKEPAPSWRAVFIVAWSGMRGVVSLASALAIPLTLGQHAFPARDLILFITFVVILITLVAQGLSLPLIIRWLKVEDDEDNVKEQNTQINLQLATVSLDYMTSAYDGEIINFRPFTSLKERYERIVNTAEARLRDNDPDMPALEHVRTYRKMLLEIVNVKRIELQKLRREKDFPDELIRSKERELDLEEARLRDSP, from the coding sequence ATGATCCACGACAACCTGCTCCTGATTATCTCTCTTTTGTTTGTTGTTTCCATGCTGACCATGCTCAGCGAGAAGCTTCGCATCTCCTACCCGATCTTCCTCGTCATCGCGGGGCTGGTCATCAGCTTTATACCCGGCGCGCCGCATATGCAGCTCGAACCCGACTGGGTTTTCCTCATTTTCCTGCCGCCACTGCTGTACGGAGCAGCCTGGAATACTTCGTGGACAGATTTCTGGAGAGCACGCCGCTCCATTATCCTGCTTGCCGTCGGGCTGGTGGTGTTTACAGCCAGTACGGTTGCATTTGTGTCATACATGATCATTCCCGGCTTCACATTGGCACTGGGCTTCCTGCTGGGAGGAATCATTTCGCCACCGGATGCCGTGGCAGCCACCTCGGTACTGCACGGCCTTAAAGTCCCTAAGCGCGTGGTCACGATCCTGGAAGGTGAAAGTCTGCTGAATGACGCTTCCTCCCTGATCGTCTTTCGCGTAGCACTGGCAACCGTACCTACCGGACACTTCATTTTCTGGCAGGCCGGCAAAGACTTCCTGGTGGTGTCGCTAATGGGAATCCTGATCGGCCTCGTGATTGCACATATCATGTACGTGGTACACCGTTTTTTTCCGACTACCCCCAGCATTGACACCGCACTGACGTTCATTGCGCCATACCTGATGTACATTTCGGCCGAGCACTTCCATTACTCGGGAGTACTGGCGGTGGTAAGCGGCGGCTTGTTCCTCAGCTTCCGTTCCCACGAAATATTTACCTACAACTCCCGCATGCAAACTACCTACGTGTGGGATACGGTCACCTACCTGCTCAATGGTATCGTATTTATTCTCATCGGGTTGCAACTGCAGGAAGTTACGAATGGACTGGGAAACTACTCTATCGCCGAGTCTATCGGCTACGGTGTGGTCATCAGCATTGTTTCCATTATCATCCGTATTATCTGGGTTTTTCCCGGAACCTACCTTCCCCGTATGCTTTCCCGGAAGGTAAAGGAAAAAGAACCTGCTCCCAGCTGGAGAGCCGTATTCATCGTGGCGTGGAGCGGTATGCGGGGCGTAGTCTCGCTGGCGTCGGCGCTGGCTATTCCGCTCACCCTGGGCCAGCATGCCTTTCCTGCGCGCGACCTGATCCTGTTTATCACTTTTGTGGTGATCCTGATTACCCTGGTAGCGCAAGGGCTCAGTCTGCCGCTGATCATACGGTGGCTGAAAGTAGAGGATGATGAAGATAATGTGAAGGAGCAGAATACGCAGATCAATCTTCAGCTGGCTACCGTGAGCCTGGACTATATGACCTCTGCCTACGACGGCGAGATCATCAACTTCCGGCCGTTTACCTCATTGAAGGAGCGGTATGAACGCATTGTCAATACTGCCGAAGCTAGGCTCCGTGACAATGATCCCGACATGCCCGCACTGGAACACGTGAGAACTTACCGGAAAATGCTGCTGGAAATTGTAAATGTTAAACGCATTGAACTTCAGAAACTCCGGCGGGAAAAGGACTTTCCCGACGAGCTGATCCGCTCCAAAGAGCGTGAACTTGACCTGGAAGAAGCCAGGCTCCGTGATTCACCTTAA
- a CDS encoding NAD(P)H-dependent glycerol-3-phosphate dehydrogenase, with product MSLLNTTKIAVIGGGSWATALIKILCEQHNVQVRWWLRNQHDIAHIRKFHHNPSYLSDVVLSPKKVRVFEKTTEAVKGADYIILAVPAAFVQESLQHLSARHLQGARVVSAIKGMIPDRNILVTDWVSQEYGIKMEDTCVIAGPCHAEEVALEKQSYLTIASTACPAAEDFAGLMTCRYVSAHALDDLYGVEYAAVMKNIVALACGITHGLGYGDNFQAVLVSNAMQEIGNLVTAMDPRQRNMSASAYLGDLLVTAYSQFSRNRLFGNMIGRGYSVKAAQLEMKMIAEGYYATKSIHELNKLHQVNLPIVGAVYSILYEDQHPAAIMEQLKKVLK from the coding sequence ATGAGTCTTTTAAATACAACCAAAATTGCCGTCATAGGAGGAGGCAGCTGGGCCACGGCGCTCATCAAAATCCTGTGTGAGCAGCACAACGTGCAGGTACGCTGGTGGCTGCGCAACCAGCATGATATAGCGCATATCCGCAAGTTCCACCACAATCCCAGCTACCTCAGCGATGTGGTGCTGTCGCCCAAAAAGGTCAGGGTTTTTGAAAAAACCACCGAAGCTGTAAAAGGTGCCGACTACATTATCCTGGCTGTACCCGCAGCCTTTGTGCAGGAATCCTTACAGCACCTTAGTGCCCGCCATCTGCAGGGCGCCCGCGTGGTTTCGGCCATCAAAGGCATGATTCCCGACCGCAATATTCTTGTCACCGACTGGGTATCGCAGGAGTACGGGATCAAAATGGAAGATACCTGCGTCATTGCAGGGCCATGTCATGCCGAGGAAGTGGCGCTGGAAAAACAATCATACCTTACCATCGCATCCACAGCATGCCCGGCTGCCGAAGATTTTGCCGGATTGATGACCTGCCGGTATGTCAGCGCGCATGCGCTCGATGATCTTTATGGTGTGGAGTATGCTGCCGTCATGAAAAATATAGTAGCCCTCGCCTGCGGCATCACGCACGGGCTGGGCTATGGCGACAATTTTCAGGCGGTATTGGTATCCAATGCCATGCAGGAAATCGGGAACCTGGTGACGGCCATGGATCCCCGCCAGCGCAATATGAGCGCATCTGCCTATCTGGGGGACCTGCTGGTAACCGCTTATTCGCAGTTCAGCCGTAACCGCCTTTTTGGAAATATGATCGGTCGCGGGTACAGTGTAAAAGCCGCCCAGCTCGAAATGAAAATGATTGCGGAAGGTTATTATGCCACCAAAAGCATTCACGAACTCAACAAGTTGCACCAGGTCAATCTGCCCATTGTAGGGGCTGTTTACAGCATATTGTATGAAGACCAGCACCCGGCGGCGATCATGGAGCAATTAAAGAAAGTACTGAAGTAA
- a CDS encoding Gfo/Idh/MocA family protein: MSTSRRDVLKLAGVALAGSTLPTVAILNPNRAFAGVNAETLKVGLIGCGGRGSGAANQALKADPNVVLWAMGDIFKDKMDSSLENLTKVHGKKVTVDEGRKFIGFDAYKKVLDSGVDVVLLATPPHFRPEHLTAAINAGKHVFCEKPVAVDAPGVRKVLDAAKLAKQKNLSLMSGFCWRYHEPKRASFSRILDGAVGDITAIYNTYDTGTLWSFPRVAGWSDAEYVFRNWTYYTWLAGDHIVEQAVHSIDMMSWAMGGKLPVSVVGTGGRQVRTDSLFGNIFDHFAVVYDYDNGVKGFHHSRQQANCENSYLVQTLGTKGSAMVNCARNVHEITGANPWKYEGPSNDMYQTEHNELFASIRSGKLINDGEFMAHSTLIAIMGRMAAYTGKRITWEDAMNSSERLGPDSYSFDMKPPVVEVAKPGITAFS, translated from the coding sequence ATGAGTACTTCTCGAAGAGACGTTTTAAAATTGGCTGGGGTCGCACTTGCCGGCAGCACATTGCCTACTGTGGCTATCCTCAATCCAAACCGTGCCTTTGCAGGCGTGAACGCTGAAACGCTCAAAGTAGGTTTGATCGGCTGCGGCGGACGTGGTTCCGGTGCTGCCAACCAGGCTCTTAAAGCTGATCCTAACGTAGTTCTGTGGGCTATGGGGGACATTTTTAAGGACAAAATGGATTCTTCTCTCGAAAACCTGACCAAAGTTCACGGTAAAAAGGTTACAGTGGATGAAGGCCGCAAGTTTATAGGATTTGACGCTTACAAAAAAGTGCTTGACTCCGGAGTGGATGTGGTTTTGCTTGCAACTCCTCCTCATTTCCGTCCCGAGCACCTTACTGCTGCCATCAATGCAGGCAAGCACGTATTCTGCGAAAAGCCGGTTGCGGTAGACGCTCCGGGTGTTCGCAAGGTACTCGATGCTGCCAAGCTCGCCAAGCAAAAAAATCTTTCCCTGATGTCAGGCTTCTGCTGGCGTTACCATGAGCCGAAACGTGCGAGCTTCTCAAGAATCCTCGACGGTGCGGTAGGAGATATTACGGCTATTTACAATACCTACGATACCGGTACACTCTGGTCGTTCCCGCGCGTGGCAGGATGGTCCGATGCCGAGTACGTGTTCCGTAACTGGACATACTACACCTGGCTGGCAGGTGACCATATCGTGGAACAGGCTGTACACAGTATCGACATGATGTCGTGGGCGATGGGCGGCAAGCTGCCCGTGTCGGTGGTAGGTACAGGCGGTCGCCAGGTACGTACCGATTCGCTTTTCGGTAATATCTTTGACCACTTCGCAGTTGTTTATGACTACGACAATGGTGTGAAAGGTTTCCATCATTCAAGACAGCAGGCTAACTGTGAAAACAGCTACCTGGTACAAACACTGGGTACCAAGGGAAGCGCCATGGTAAACTGTGCGCGTAACGTTCACGAAATTACCGGAGCCAACCCTTGGAAATACGAAGGTCCGTCCAATGATATGTACCAGACTGAGCATAACGAGCTTTTTGCTTCTATCCGCAGCGGCAAGCTGATTAACGATGGTGAGTTTATGGCGCACAGCACGCTGATCGCCATCATGGGCAGAATGGCCGCCTATACAGGTAAACGCATTACCTGGGAAGATGCCATGAATTCTTCAGAGAGACTCGGACCGGATTCTTACAGCTTTGACATGAAGCCGCCGGTAGTAGAAGTAGCCAAACCTGGTATTACTGCTTTCTCCTGA